In Arachis hypogaea cultivar Tifrunner chromosome 17, arahy.Tifrunner.gnm2.J5K5, whole genome shotgun sequence, a single window of DNA contains:
- the LOC112765872 gene encoding uncharacterized protein: MATLLGPPELSKPQPTTAATTTTAASEPFIDLMVSKFNSPKPPMGLTENQSATFLSTGNPCLDFFFHVVPDTPSDSLQERLDVAWAHNPLTTLKLVCNLRGVRGTGKSDREGFYTAAIWLFSNHPKTLAANVPSFAEFGYFKDLPEVLYRILEGSDVRKNQKAQWLSVKGSRKRNRFKKMRETNAFYLGSGRRRRQFQRRRGRGTRSNLRNARNNESMKKPFRNLTNEMMKKEKETARSLREQKKVSMAKKLLNRYNDDANFQLLHDSISDHFANCLKNDLELLNSGKSTAISLAANWCPSLDSSFDRSTLLCESIARRIFPRTEYEGIEEAHYAYRIRDRLRKEVLVPLRKILELPEVYMSEKRWDSIPYNRVASVAMKLYKEKFMKHDGERFMEYLADVKSGKTTIAAGALLPHEIIQSLRYRCPFRYEDSDEYEDEYADEYEDDEVAELQWSRMVSDMLKKGKLKNCLAVCDVSGSMDGTPMDVCVALGLLVSELNEEPWKGKVITFSANPELHLIEGNNLYSKTNFIREMEFGMNTDFQRVFDRILEVAVDGKLKEDQMIKRVFVFSDMEFDQASATPWETDYQAITRKYSEKGYGSAVPQIVFWNLRDSSATPVAATQQGVALVSGFSKNMMKLFMDNDGELTPESSMEAAISGPKYQKLVVLD; encoded by the coding sequence ATGGCCACTCTCCTGGGCCCACCTGAACTCTCAAAACCACAACCAACcaccgccgccaccaccaccaccgcagCCTCAGAACCTTTCATTGACCTAATGGTCTCGAAATTTAACAGCCCCAAACCCCCAATGGGCTTGACAGAGAACCAGTCCGCAACATTCTTGTCAACCGGCAATCCATGCCTTGACTTCTTCTTCCACGTTGTTCCCGACACTCCCTCCGATTCCCTCCAAGAGAGGCTCGACGTGGCATGGGCCCACAACCCCCTCACAACACTCAAACTCGTCTGTAACCTCCGAGGCGTCCGCGGAACCGGCAAGTCCGATCGCGAAGGCTTCTACACTGCTGCCATATGGCTCTTCTCTAACCATCCCAAGACACTCGCAGCCAACGTCCCTTCCTTCGCCGAATTCGGTTACTTCAAGGACCTTCCGGAAGTTCTATACAGGATTCTAGAAGGTTCCGATGTGCGAAAGAATCAGAAGGCGCAGTGGCTCAGCGTAAAAGGCTCCAGAAAGAGGAACAGGTTCAAGAAGATGAGGGAAACAAACGCGTTCTACCTGGGGAGCGGAAGGCGAAGGCGACAGTTCCAGCGGAGGAGGGGAAGGGGAACCAGAAGCAATTTGAGGAATGCCAGAAACAACGAGAGCATGAAGAAGCCCTTTCGGAATTTGACGAACGAGATgatgaagaaggagaaggaaactGCACGTTCTCTCAGGGAACAAAAGAAGGTTTCCATGGCCAAGAAGCTCCTTAATCGTTACAACGACGATGCAAATTTTCAGCTCCTCCACGATAGCATCTCCGATCATTTTGCCAACTGTTTGAAGAACGATCTGGAGTTGTTAAATTCCGGCAAATCAACGGCTATCAGTCTGGCTGCGAACTGGTGTCCCTCTCTTGACTCTTCCTTTGACCGATCCACGCTTCTATGTGAATCCATTGCGAGGAGGATCTTCCCTCGCACCGAGTATGAAGGAATCGAGGAGGCGCATTATGCTTACAGGATCCGTGATCGGTTACGAAAGGAGGTTCTTGTCCCTCTTCGGAAGATTCTAGAACTTCCAGAGGTTTACATGAGTGAGAAACGCTGGGATTCGATCCCATACAACAGAGTGGCCTCTGTGGCTATGAAGCTCTATAAGGAGAagttcatgaagcatgatggagagAGGTTCATGGAGTACCTTGCGGACGTGAAGTCAGGGAAGACTACCATTGCCGCTGGCGCATTGCTTCCTCATGAGATCATACAGTCTTTGCGATATCGATGTCCATTTCGATATGAAGATTCAGATGAATATGAAGATGAATATGCagatgaatatgaagatgatgaggTGGCAGAGCTTCAGTGGAGCAGAATGGTGAGTGACATGCTTAAGAAGGGTAAACTGAAGAACTGTTTGGCTGTGTGTGATGTTTCTGGAAGCATGGATGGGACTCCCATGGATGTTTGTGTTGCATTGGGGTTGTTGGTGTCTGAATTGAATGAGGAACCATGGAAGGGGAAGGTTATCACATTCAGTGCAAATCCTGAGCTTCATTTGATTGAAGGCAATAATCTTTATTCCAAGACCAACTTTATTAGGGAGATGGAGTTTGGGATGAACACGGATTTCCAAAGAGTATTTGATCGAATTTTGGAGGTGGCTGTGGATGGAAAATTGAAAGAAGATCAGATGATTAAGAGGGTGTTTGTGTTCAGTGACATGGAGTTCGATCAAGCATCCGCGACGCCTTGGGAGACCGATTACCAAGCAATTACAAGGAAGTATAGTGAGAAAGGTTAtggctctgctgttcctcagatTGTGTTCTGGAATCTGAGGGACTCGAGCGCCACTCCGGTGGCGGCCACCCAGCAAGGAGTGGCCCTCGTGAGTGGATTCTCTAAGAATATGATGAAGTTGTTCATGGACAATGACGGTGAACTCACCCCCGAAAGTTCAATGGAAGCTGCAATTTCCGGCCCCAAATATCAGAAATTAGTCGTGCTAGAttaa
- the LOC112765873 gene encoding DNA-directed RNA polymerase III subunit RPC4-like: protein MHIVLIELLDEEEFGEAAESRTFDEDSTNPAKELGLLEENPETSMFLIHLPAALPAIKGSASSGGQVDSESSSKPQGSVKKVNPCKLNELPPGFMGKMLVYKSGAIKLNLGDTLYDVSPGSNCTFVQDVAVMNTAQKHCCAIGEIRRRVIVTPDIDDMVENLTFIRLSESDLQSLTSPSLYLRRLV from the exons ATGCATATTGTTTTGATAGAACTCCTTGATGAAGAGGAATTTGGGGAGGCTGCAGAATCCAGAACCTTCGATGAAGATTCAACAAATCCAGCAAAGGAACTTGGCCTTTTG GAGGAAAACCCGGAGACAAGTATGTTCTTGATCCATTTACCAGCAGCTTTGCCAGCGATTAAAGGATCAGCTTCTTCTGGAGGCCAAGTTGACAGTGAGAGCTCTTCTAAACCTCAAGGATCCGTGAAAAAAGTGAATCCTTGTAAGTTGAATGAACTACCACCTGGCTTCATGGGCAAAATGCTTGTATACAAGAGTGGTGCTATCAAGCTGAACCTTGGCGATACTCTTTATGAT GTTTCCCCCGGTTCAAATTGTACATTTGTTCAAGATGTTGCTGTTATGAATACTGCTCAAAAACATTGTTGCGCAATTGGGGAGATCAGAAGGCGTGTCATTGTGACTCCAGATATAGATGACATGGTAGAAAATCTCACATTCATTCGACTATCCGAAagtgatcttcaatctctgaCGTCTCCCTCTTTGTATTTGCGCAGATTAGTGTGA
- the LOC112765871 gene encoding uncharacterized protein codes for MATLLGPPELSKPQPTPVAVAAAATTTTTTTAVSEPFIDLMVSKFNNPKPPMGLTENQSATFLSTGNPCLDFFFHVVPDTPSDSLRERLDVAWAHNPLTTLKLVCNLRGVRGTGKSDREGFYTAAMWLFSNHPKTLAANVPSFAEFGYFKDLPEVLYRILEGSDVRKDQKAQWLSVKGSRKRNRLMKMRETRWGRGRGRGAFQLRRGRGTGRNLRNARNKEESMKKKTFGDFLVGLKPFENSPNEMMKKEKETARSLREQKKVSMAKKLLNLYNDDANFQLLHDSISDHFANCLKNDLELLNSGKSTDISLAAKWCPSLDSSFDRSTLLCESIARRMFPRTEYEGIEEAHYAYRIRDRLRKEVLVPLRKILELPEVYMSEKRWDSIPYNRVASVAMKLYKEKFLKHDKERFLQYLVDVKSGKTTIAAGALLPHEIIQSLQYRCPYRYENSDEDEDEYADEYEAGDEVAELQWSRMVSDMLKKGKLKNCLAVCDVSGSMHGTPMDVCVALGLLVSELNEEPWKGKVITFSADPELHLIEGDSLYSKTSFIREMKWGMNTDFQRVFDRILEVAVDGNLKEDQMIKRVFVFSDMEFDQASATPWETDYQAITRKYSEKGYGSAVPQIVFWNLRDSRATPVAATQQGVALVSGFSKNLMKLFMNNDGEISPESSMEAAISGPKYQKLVVLD; via the coding sequence ATGGCCACTCTCCTGGGCCCACCTGAACTCTCAAAACCACAACCAACCCCCGTCGCCGTGGCcgccgccgccaccaccaccaccaccaccaccgcagTCTCAGAACCATTCATTGACCTAATGGTCTCGAAATTTAACAATCCCAAACCCCCAATGGGCTTGACAGAGAACCAGTCCGCTACATTTTTGTCAACCGGCAACCCATGCCTTGACTTCTTCTTCCACGTCGTTCCCGACACTCCCTCCGACTCCCTCCGAGAGAGGCTCGACGTGGCATGGGCCCACAACCCCCTCACCACACTCAAACTCGTCTGTAACCTCCGAGGCGTCCGCGGAACCGGCAAGTCCGATCGCGAAGGCTTCTACACTGCTGCCATGTGGCTCTTCTCTAACCACCCCAAGACACTCGCAGCCAACGTCCCTTCCTTCGCCGAATTCGGTTACTTCAAGGACCTTCCGGAAGTTCTCTACAGGATTCTAGAAGGTTCCGATGTGCGAAAGGATCAGAAGGCGCAGTGGCTCAGCGTAAAAGGCTCCAGAAAGAGGAACAGGTTGATGAAGATGAGGGAAACAAGGTGGGGACGGGGAAGAGGAAGGGGAGCGTTCCAGCTGAGGAGGGGAAGGGGAACCGGAAGGAATTTGaggaatgccagaaacaaggaggagagcatgaagaagaagacgttTGGTGATTTCTTAGTAGGATTGAAGCCCTTTGAGAATTCTCCGAACGAGatgatgaagaaggagaaagaaactgCACGTTCTCTCAGGGAACAAAAGAAGGTTTCCATGGCAAAGAAGCTCCTTAACCTTTACAACGACGATGCAAATTTTCAGCTCCTCCACGATAGCATCTCCGATCATTTTGCCAACTGTTTGAAGAACGATCTGGAGTTGTTAAATTCCGGCAAATCAACGGATATCAGTCTGGCTGCGAAGTGGTGTCCCTCTCTTGACTCTTCCTTTGACCGATCCACGCTTCTATGTGAATCCATTGCGAGGAGGATGTTCCCTCGCACCGAGTATGAAGGAATCGAGGAGGCGCATTATGCTTACAGGATCCGTGATCGGTTACGAAAGGAGGTTCTTGTCCCTCTTCGGAAGATTCTAGAACTTCCAGAGGTTTACATGAGTGAGAAACGCTGGGATTCGATCCCATACAACAGAGTGGCCTCTGTGGCTATGAAGCTCTATAAGGAGAAGTTCTTGAAGCATGATAAAGAGAGGTTCTTGCAGTACCTTGTGGACGTGAAGTCAGGGAAGACTACCATTGCCGCCGGCGCATTGCTTCCTCATGAGATCATACAGTCTTTGCAATATCGATGTCCATATCGATATGAAAAttcagatgaagatgaagatgaatatGCAGATGAATATGAAGCTGGTGATGAGGTGGCAGAGCTTCAGTGGAGCAGAATGGTGAGTGACATGCTTAAGAAGGGTAAACTGAAGAACTGTTTGGCTGTGTGTGATGTTTCTGGAAGCATGCATGGGACTCCCATGGATGTTTGTGTTGCATTGGGGTTGTTGGTGTCTGAATTGAACGAGGAACCATGGAAGGGGAAGGTTATCACATTCAGTGCAGATCCTGAGCTTCATTTGATTGAAGGCGATAGTCTTTATTCCAAGACCAGCTTTATTAGGGAGATGAAGTGGGGGATGAACACGGATTTCCAAAGAGTATTTGATCGAATTTTGGAGGTGGCTGTGGATGGAAATTTGAAAGAAGATCAGATGATTAAGAGGGTGTTTGTGTTCAGTGACATGGAGTTCGATCAAGCATCCGCGACGCCTTGGGAGACCGATTACCAAGCAATTACAAGGAAGTATAGTGAGAAAGGTTAtggctctgctgttcctcagatTGTGTTCTGGAATCTGAGGGACTCGAGGGCCACTCCAGTGGCGGCCACCCAGCAAGGAGTGGCCCTCGTGAGTGGATTCTCTAAGAATCTGATGAAGTTGTTCATGAACAATGACGGTGAAATCTCCCCCGAAAGTTCAATGGAAGCTGCAATTTCCGGCCCCAAATATCAGAAATTAGTCGTGCTAGAttaa